A genomic region of Jeotgalibaca ciconiae contains the following coding sequences:
- a CDS encoding polyprenyl synthetase family protein: MSNQALLSNELNQFEEFLVGSLEKYASDSSTLLKAMRYSLSTGGKRFRPLLVIAAVKFGKGSLQQAFPIAAALEWIHTYSLIHDDLPAMDNDDFRRGNPTTHKKFSEAIAILAGDALLTSAFTMLLDQEDLSLSKRVQLAKGLSEAAGSNGMVAGQMEDIEGESQELTIEQLEYIHKRKTGALIEYAISAGCLLADIPVNASVALLKYAEHLGLAYQIHNDLKDVVFNSAQSGKESKRDEELGKNTYPSLLGVEPAMENLKQEIELATEQIELIKNSIDVSKVDIDTLGVFIQLLDYVKINVGA, from the coding sequence ATGAGCAATCAAGCTTTATTAAGTAATGAGCTAAATCAATTTGAAGAATTTTTAGTTGGTTCATTAGAAAAATATGCCTCTGATTCGTCTACTTTATTGAAAGCAATGAGATACTCTCTTTCAACAGGTGGTAAAAGATTTCGACCTTTACTAGTAATTGCTGCTGTAAAATTCGGTAAAGGAAGTCTGCAACAAGCTTTTCCGATTGCTGCCGCTCTGGAATGGATTCATACCTATTCCTTAATTCATGATGATTTACCTGCTATGGATAATGATGATTTTCGTCGGGGAAATCCAACGACCCACAAGAAATTCAGCGAGGCAATTGCCATTTTAGCGGGAGACGCACTACTTACTTCTGCTTTCACCATGCTTCTTGATCAGGAAGATTTATCATTAAGTAAAAGAGTGCAATTAGCAAAGGGTCTTAGTGAAGCTGCAGGTTCAAATGGAATGGTAGCAGGTCAGATGGAAGATATTGAAGGTGAGAGTCAAGAGCTGACGATTGAGCAATTGGAATACATCCATAAGCGAAAAACAGGCGCACTCATTGAGTATGCCATTTCAGCGGGGTGTCTCCTTGCAGATATCCCTGTAAATGCGAGTGTTGCTTTATTAAAGTATGCAGAACATTTGGGATTGGCTTACCAGATTCATAATGATTTAAAAGATGTTGTTTTCAATTCAGCTCAATCAGGTAAAGAATCCAAGCGCGATGAAGAACTAGGGAAAAACACCTACCCTTCGCTTTTAGGGGTAGAACCAGCAATGGAAAATCTGAAACAAGAGATTGAACTTGCAACAGAGCAGATAGAGTTAATCAAAAATTCAATTGATGTGTCAAAGGTGGATATAGATACATTAGGTGTATTTATTCAATTACTTGATTACGTGAAAATCAACGTGGGAGCGTAA
- a CDS encoding exodeoxyribonuclease VII small subunit: MAESNVEALTFEEAMKKLEGIVSSLESGDVPLEDALKQFQEGMELSKHCQDTLNNAEKTLTKIISPDGSIQDYEETNQ, from the coding sequence ATGGCTGAGAGTAATGTAGAAGCTTTAACATTTGAAGAAGCAATGAAAAAATTAGAAGGAATTGTATCAAGTCTTGAGTCAGGAGATGTTCCCTTAGAGGATGCGTTAAAACAATTTCAAGAAGGAATGGAACTAAGTAAACACTGCCAAGATACTTTAAATAATGCAGAAAAAACTTTGACAAAAATTATTTCTCCAGATGGAAGCATTCAGGATTATGAAGAAACTAATCAATAA
- the xseA gene encoding exodeoxyribonuclease VII large subunit, whose product MSTQYLTVTALTKYIKRKFDADPYLERVYLTGEISNFRKRPNHQYFSIKDDHSLIQAVMYRREFSQLKFNLQEGMKVLLVGRVNVYEPSGSYNMVIEHMEPDGIGALYQAYSELKEKLSKEGLFSRQKRELPLYPKKIAVVTSPSGAVIRDIMTTIKRRYPIAQIILYPTVVQGKESVKSIVQNLKKINAKNDFDVVIIGRGGGSIEDLWSFNEEAVVRQIVEMNVPIISSVGHETDTTLSDLAADVRAATPTAAAELSVPVLTDVLQDIQKQEQRLYQSLKGNLAVRQEQLNRLMHSYIFRQPKRLYEAHLLKLDQMTNQLQSLTNQKYQTFSHQHHQLDLRIKNVSPKNQVRMLQREWQNLDKDLLDVINRYMDNQKRSLAQTMESLDLLSPLKIMARGYSYTTFDKKIIKSVNQLEAGNEINIHFQDGNVQAEIKTIQEENNG is encoded by the coding sequence GTGAGTACACAGTATTTAACGGTTACAGCTTTAACAAAATATATTAAACGAAAATTTGATGCTGACCCTTATTTGGAACGCGTTTATTTAACTGGGGAGATTTCAAATTTTAGAAAGAGACCCAATCATCAATACTTCAGTATTAAAGATGATCATTCATTAATCCAAGCTGTCATGTACCGTAGAGAATTCAGCCAATTAAAATTTAATTTACAAGAAGGGATGAAAGTCTTACTGGTTGGACGGGTGAACGTTTATGAGCCTAGCGGTAGCTATAATATGGTTATTGAACATATGGAGCCAGACGGCATTGGAGCGCTGTATCAAGCTTATTCGGAATTAAAAGAAAAGTTAAGCAAGGAAGGTCTATTTTCAAGACAAAAAAGAGAACTCCCTCTTTATCCTAAAAAAATTGCAGTTGTGACAAGTCCAAGTGGTGCTGTTATTAGAGATATCATGACGACAATCAAAAGAAGGTATCCAATTGCTCAAATTATTCTATATCCAACGGTTGTACAGGGAAAAGAATCAGTAAAGAGTATCGTTCAAAATTTAAAAAAAATTAATGCTAAAAATGATTTTGATGTTGTCATTATTGGCCGTGGCGGCGGTTCTATTGAGGATTTGTGGTCTTTCAATGAAGAAGCAGTCGTTCGCCAAATCGTTGAAATGAATGTGCCGATTATTTCATCGGTGGGCCATGAAACAGATACCACTCTTTCGGACCTTGCTGCAGACGTACGTGCGGCAACGCCGACTGCCGCTGCTGAACTATCGGTTCCAGTGCTGACTGATGTACTGCAGGATATTCAAAAACAAGAGCAACGTCTCTATCAATCTTTGAAAGGGAATCTGGCAGTTCGCCAGGAACAGTTGAATCGCTTGATGCACTCTTATATCTTTCGTCAACCCAAGCGCTTATATGAAGCCCATTTATTGAAACTTGATCAAATGACCAATCAACTTCAAAGTTTAACAAATCAAAAGTATCAAACATTCTCTCATCAACACCATCAATTAGATTTAAGAATTAAGAATGTTAGTCCCAAGAATCAAGTTCGTATGCTGCAAAGAGAGTGGCAGAACCTGGATAAAGATTTGCTGGATGTAATAAACCGATATATGGATAATCAAAAACGTTCATTAGCCCAAACGATGGAGTCCTTGGATTTGTTGAGTCCACTAAAAATAATGGCAAGAGGATATTCGTACACGACCTTTGACAAAAAAATTATCAAATCAGTTAATCAACTGGAAGCAGGAAATGAAATCAACATACATTTTCAAGATGGAAATGTACAAGCAGAAATTAAGACAATTCAGGAGGAAAATAATGGCTGA
- the folD gene encoding bifunctional methylenetetrahydrofolate dehydrogenase/methenyltetrahydrofolate cyclohydrolase FolD, which translates to MNTQLLEGKKLAVKMQAEMKERVQKLKEKGIIPGLTVILVGEDKASQVYVRNKERQANQAGINSQVIRLPETTTESELLNEVKKLNEDDFVHGILVQLPLPKHIDEQKVLLSIQYEKDVDGFHPMNMGNFFLGNEGTLPCTPYGIMMLLKEYEISFEGKKALVIGRSNIVGKPMAMMLMNENATVTIAHSRTQELKKLIKESDIVVAAIGRGHFISGDDLKTGAVVVDVGMNRDENGKLIGDVDTQSAMGIASYITPVPGGVGPMTITMLLEQTIRKAELN; encoded by the coding sequence ATGAACACGCAATTACTTGAGGGAAAAAAATTAGCAGTTAAAATGCAAGCAGAAATGAAAGAACGTGTACAGAAATTAAAAGAAAAAGGAATCATTCCTGGATTAACGGTCATATTAGTTGGCGAAGATAAGGCGAGCCAAGTTTACGTTCGTAATAAAGAACGACAAGCTAACCAAGCAGGCATAAATTCACAGGTCATTCGTTTGCCAGAAACGACTACAGAATCAGAATTGCTCAATGAAGTAAAAAAATTAAATGAGGATGATTTTGTTCATGGCATACTGGTTCAGTTGCCATTACCAAAACATATTGATGAACAAAAAGTACTCTTATCCATCCAATACGAAAAAGATGTAGATGGATTTCATCCAATGAATATGGGGAATTTCTTTTTAGGGAATGAAGGGACATTACCTTGCACTCCATATGGAATCATGATGCTTCTAAAAGAATATGAAATATCTTTTGAAGGAAAAAAAGCACTTGTAATCGGTAGAAGCAACATTGTTGGAAAACCGATGGCTATGATGCTGATGAATGAAAATGCAACAGTTACGATTGCACATTCCCGTACTCAAGAATTGAAGAAATTAATCAAAGAATCTGATATCGTTGTTGCCGCAATCGGCAGAGGACATTTCATTTCCGGTGATGATCTGAAGACAGGGGCGGTTGTTGTCGATGTGGGAATGAATCGAGATGAGAATGGAAAATTAATTGGCGATGTTGATACGCAGTCGGCAATGGGGATTGCAAGTTATATTACTCCTGTTCCAGGTGGAGTTGGACCAATGACAATCACAATGTTATTAGAACAAACCATCCGAAAAGCAGAATTGAACTGA
- the nusB gene encoding transcription antitermination factor NusB — protein sequence MTFPPLNRHQVREKALQAIFQLKSNDELDKETAIRMARLSEQEDLNEDEELPNESYLNELVNGVIEKQEEINEQIRPYLKKWTFERLPRTDGIILQLAVYEMVFVEESEVPSKVALNEAIELAKEYCDESSRKFINGVLSNLMSNIENP from the coding sequence GTGACTTTTCCACCACTTAATCGTCACCAGGTTAGGGAAAAGGCTTTGCAAGCAATTTTTCAATTAAAATCTAATGATGAATTAGACAAAGAAACAGCCATTAGGATGGCTCGTCTAAGTGAACAAGAAGATCTGAATGAAGATGAGGAATTGCCAAATGAGTCATATTTAAATGAACTAGTGAATGGTGTAATCGAGAAACAAGAAGAAATCAACGAACAGATACGTCCTTATTTAAAAAAATGGACATTCGAAAGATTACCAAGAACAGATGGGATTATTTTACAATTAGCTGTTTATGAAATGGTCTTTGTTGAAGAGAGCGAAGTTCCCAGCAAAGTTGCTTTGAATGAAGCAATCGAATTAGCAAAAGAATATTGTGATGAAAGTTCTCGAAAATTTATTAATGGAGTTTTATCCAATTTAATGAGTAATATCGAAAATCCTTAA
- a CDS encoding Asp23/Gls24 family envelope stress response protein produces the protein MEETNISIKEKNTTLGKIEIAPEVLEVISGVATHEVEGVYAMQGSFKSGVNELLGRSAHNKGVHLEIDENGLSVDIYCFIKYGASVPQVAMEIQQKVKEQILFMSDLEVSMVNVHVVGLVTPKEVEKQQLSIQKELGE, from the coding sequence ATGGAAGAAACAAATATTTCTATTAAGGAAAAGAACACAACTCTTGGGAAGATCGAAATTGCACCAGAAGTTCTTGAAGTTATTTCTGGAGTAGCAACGCATGAAGTAGAAGGTGTATATGCGATGCAAGGATCTTTTAAAAGCGGCGTTAACGAATTACTCGGACGCTCTGCCCATAACAAAGGTGTTCATTTAGAAATTGATGAAAATGGACTATCTGTAGACATCTATTGTTTTATAAAATATGGTGCATCAGTGCCTCAAGTAGCAATGGAAATTCAACAAAAAGTAAAAGAGCAAATTTTATTTATGAGCGATTTAGAAGTGAGTATGGTAAACGTTCATGTAGTGGGACTTGTTACACCAAAAGAGGTTGAAAAACAACAGTTGAGTATCCAGAAAGAACTGGGGGAGTAA
- the efp gene encoding elongation factor P, translating to MISVNDFKTGLTIEMDGGLWRVLDFQHVKPGKGAAFVRSKLKNLRTGAVQEKTFRSNEKVGRAHISNRKMQYLYASGDSHVFMDMDDYEQVELGSEQIEDELNYLKENMEVHLIMYGAETLGVDLPNTVTLTVAETEPGIKGDTASGGSKPATMETGLVINVPFFVNAGDQLIVNTSEGTYVSRA from the coding sequence ATGATTTCAGTAAACGATTTTAAAACAGGATTAACAATTGAAATGGATGGAGGACTTTGGAGAGTATTAGACTTCCAGCATGTTAAGCCTGGTAAAGGAGCTGCTTTTGTTCGCTCAAAATTAAAAAATCTTCGTACAGGAGCGGTACAAGAAAAAACTTTTCGATCGAATGAAAAAGTAGGCCGTGCGCATATTTCAAATCGAAAAATGCAATATTTATATGCTTCTGGAGATTCTCATGTATTCATGGATATGGATGACTATGAACAAGTAGAATTAGGCTCAGAACAAATTGAAGACGAACTAAACTATCTAAAAGAAAACATGGAAGTTCATTTGATTATGTACGGGGCTGAAACACTAGGTGTTGATTTACCAAATACGGTTACATTAACTGTAGCAGAAACTGAACCAGGAATTAAGGGCGATACAGCTTCAGGTGGTTCAAAACCAGCAACTATGGAGACTGGCTTAGTTATTAACGTTCCATTCTTTGTAAATGCGGGCGATCAGCTCATCGTAAATACATCTGAAGGAACTTATGTTTCACGTGCGTAA
- a CDS encoding M24 family metallopeptidase — MSRLSKLQEVLKQEKLDAVLVTSPYNLRYVSNFTGTTGLAVVTQEKAYFVTDFRYTKQAGNQAKGYTIVKNVGPIFDEVKKIVEENSIEQLGFEDAFVSFRSYDQLEILLDCDLIPISGMIEELREVKDAEEIATIKKACEIADAGFKYILDYIKPGVSEIEIANRLDFHMRKLGATSVSFDTIVASGYRSAMPHGVASEKIIEQGDFVTIDFGCYYNGYVSDMTRTVSVGEPDPKLKEIYDIVLQAQLKVNEEAKPGMTGIEVDSIARDYITEKGYGEYFGHSNGHGIGLEIHEGPNTSQKSPKVLVENNVITNEPGIYIDGLGGVRIEDDLLLTADGNEVLTFSPKELIIL, encoded by the coding sequence GTGAGTAGACTTTCAAAACTACAAGAAGTACTAAAACAAGAAAAGTTAGATGCGGTTCTTGTGACAAGTCCTTATAATTTGCGATATGTATCCAATTTTACCGGAACAACAGGTTTGGCAGTTGTAACACAAGAGAAAGCATATTTTGTAACAGATTTTCGTTATACAAAACAAGCTGGAAATCAGGCAAAAGGATATACAATTGTTAAAAATGTCGGGCCTATATTTGATGAAGTCAAAAAAATTGTAGAAGAAAACTCAATTGAACAATTAGGTTTTGAAGATGCCTTTGTATCTTTTAGAAGTTATGATCAGTTAGAAATTTTACTTGATTGCGACCTTATTCCAATCAGCGGTATGATTGAAGAATTGAGGGAAGTAAAAGACGCAGAAGAGATTGCTACAATCAAAAAAGCTTGTGAAATTGCAGATGCTGGATTTAAGTATATCCTTGACTACATCAAACCAGGTGTTTCAGAGATTGAAATCGCAAACCGTTTAGATTTCCATATGCGTAAATTAGGCGCAACAAGTGTATCTTTTGATACGATTGTTGCTAGTGGATATCGTTCTGCTATGCCTCATGGAGTTGCAAGCGAAAAAATAATTGAGCAGGGAGATTTTGTCACAATTGACTTTGGTTGTTATTATAATGGTTATGTTTCGGATATGACACGTACTGTATCCGTTGGAGAGCCAGATCCAAAGCTGAAAGAAATCTATGATATTGTTTTACAAGCGCAGCTAAAGGTAAATGAAGAAGCAAAACCAGGCATGACTGGGATAGAAGTAGATAGTATTGCAAGAGACTATATTACCGAAAAAGGTTATGGTGAGTATTTTGGTCATTCTAACGGTCATGGTATTGGTCTAGAAATTCATGAAGGACCAAATACTTCTCAAAAATCACCGAAAGTTCTTGTAGAAAATAATGTGATTACAAATGAACCAGGAATTTATATAGATGGACTTGGTGGCGTTCGTATTGAAGATGATTTATTATTAACTGCTGATGGAAATGAAGTTCTTACATTTTCACCAAAAGAACTGATAATTCTTTAA
- the comGF gene encoding competence type IV pilus minor pilin ComGF, with product MLNYFRLNKIKNNQGFTLFESLLSLFVNTLILLLIGLTFQTLQGFQQNVHTDKNIEWHLFLNQMENDLTDKTLSLRTKQQLDFDENGTKNKIKYEWKHNEIIRKKNNAGYVPMLTKIREVTYRDTQMKKSVDIEIHFSNGQILKGMVPVEKKDKQ from the coding sequence ATGTTGAATTACTTCAGATTGAATAAGATAAAAAATAATCAAGGTTTCACACTGTTCGAAAGTTTACTATCCTTATTTGTAAATACGCTCATATTATTATTGATCGGTCTAACTTTTCAAACTTTACAAGGCTTTCAGCAAAATGTTCATACTGATAAAAATATTGAGTGGCATCTATTTTTAAATCAAATGGAAAATGATTTAACTGATAAGACACTATCCTTGCGTACAAAACAACAGTTGGATTTTGACGAAAACGGTACAAAGAACAAAATTAAATATGAATGGAAGCACAATGAAATTATTCGTAAAAAGAATAATGCCGGGTATGTGCCAATGTTGACGAAAATAAGAGAAGTAACTTATCGAGATACCCAAATGAAGAAAAGTGTGGATATAGAAATACACTTTTCTAATGGGCAGATACTGAAAGGAATGGTACCGGTTGAAAAGAAAGATAAACAATAA
- the comGD gene encoding competence type IV pilus minor pilin ComGD: MLEDNKRLRKNGFTLFESLLVLFILSIVLLLSTPISQFSTDNYSMRLFVDDFLTEIEKAQNYAVIQNKPVKVEMRTINGETSIHFYVESSNPYFKDDVLSVPEGVASDTNQNFWIKSESGYIQPRTIQFSTEKLTTKITVQMGMGRYRVEEIKR, translated from the coding sequence GTGTTGGAAGATAACAAGAGATTAAGAAAAAACGGCTTCACATTATTTGAATCCTTGCTTGTTCTTTTTATACTGTCCATTGTCTTGCTTTTAAGTACGCCGATATCTCAATTTTCAACTGACAATTATTCTATGAGACTTTTTGTGGATGATTTCTTAACCGAAATCGAAAAAGCGCAAAATTATGCAGTTATTCAAAACAAACCAGTAAAAGTAGAAATGCGAACAATTAATGGAGAGACATCCATTCATTTTTATGTTGAAAGTAGTAATCCTTACTTTAAGGATGATGTTTTGTCTGTTCCGGAAGGTGTCGCAAGTGATACAAATCAAAATTTTTGGATAAAAAGTGAGAGTGGATACATTCAACCAAGAACGATTCAATTTTCGACTGAAAAGCTAACAACAAAGATTACTGTGCAAATGGGAATGGGGAGATATCGTGTGGAAGAAATTAAACGATAG
- the comGC gene encoding competence type IV pilus major pilin ComGC produces MNKIMKRMKERSGFSLVEMLIVLLIISVLSLLIIPNLNKTGQQVNEDGKVALERLIESQMDLFELENSGKTATMELLLSEGYINQSQHTKAIEWEISVGR; encoded by the coding sequence GTGAATAAAATAATGAAAAGAATGAAGGAACGTTCTGGGTTTTCACTAGTAGAAATGTTAATTGTTTTGCTTATTATTTCCGTGCTTAGTTTATTAATTATCCCCAATTTAAATAAAACAGGACAACAAGTAAATGAGGATGGAAAGGTTGCTCTCGAACGATTAATAGAGTCACAAATGGATTTGTTTGAATTAGAAAATTCAGGGAAAACAGCTACAATGGAGCTTCTATTATCTGAAGGCTATATTAATCAGAGCCAACATACCAAAGCGATAGAATGGGAAATTAGTGTTGGAAGATAA
- the comGB gene encoding competence type IV pilus assembly protein ComGB has product MDVGILHKKISRITKSSEKWKLKQQDIFLKRISELLQEGFSLSDGLRFLQVMMVKEKNDIQKIINEMEAGNSFPTSLHLLGFSEQLIVQLQFSMIHGNFIETLQFCSEHISIKQKQIKQFQKIAIYPMFLLGLATMMLFAIRQFLLPTIRNSTSTDSKTTIFLIFFLSYFPQILLIILSIIWIIILLWRVKFKKKSAYDQAVSLERIPLFGKWYKDYYTFFFSREFAYSLLSGQSIYQIIEMMEAEPTNSLIIEVATKLSKDLKSGENLPTIITSIPFFREEMTWIIYHGQLTSQLGIKLKIYSQECYRILLADIEKKINWLQPILFLIIGLIIISIYGILMLPMLSMMRGV; this is encoded by the coding sequence ATGGATGTGGGTATATTACACAAAAAGATTTCGAGAATCACCAAATCTTCTGAAAAATGGAAATTAAAACAACAAGATATTTTCCTAAAGCGAATATCGGAATTATTGCAAGAAGGATTCTCACTATCAGATGGGCTGCGCTTTTTACAAGTGATGATGGTAAAAGAAAAAAATGATATCCAAAAAATTATTAATGAAATGGAGGCAGGGAATTCCTTTCCAACTAGTTTACATTTACTTGGTTTTTCGGAACAATTAATTGTCCAACTTCAATTTTCAATGATTCACGGAAACTTTATCGAAACACTTCAGTTTTGTTCGGAGCATATTTCAATAAAGCAAAAACAAATAAAACAATTTCAGAAAATAGCGATTTATCCTATGTTCCTCTTAGGATTAGCGACAATGATGTTATTTGCCATTCGTCAATTCCTGTTGCCGACTATCCGTAATTCAACGAGTACGGATAGCAAAACAACCATTTTTTTAATTTTCTTCTTATCCTATTTTCCACAAATACTTCTGATTATTCTAAGTATTATATGGATTATTATTTTATTATGGAGAGTAAAATTTAAGAAAAAGAGCGCTTATGACCAAGCCGTTTCTTTAGAAAGGATTCCGTTATTTGGAAAATGGTACAAAGACTATTACACATTCTTTTTTTCAAGAGAATTTGCTTATTCTTTGCTTAGCGGTCAATCAATCTATCAAATCATTGAGATGATGGAAGCGGAGCCTACGAATTCTTTAATAATAGAAGTGGCCACTAAGTTATCGAAAGATTTAAAAAGTGGAGAAAACTTACCAACGATTATCACCAGTATTCCGTTTTTCAGGGAAGAAATGACTTGGATTATTTATCATGGTCAATTGACAAGTCAACTGGGTATAAAATTAAAAATTTATTCACAGGAATGTTATCGAATTTTACTAGCGGATATTGAGAAAAAAATCAATTGGCTTCAACCAATTTTATTTTTAATTATTGGTCTCATCATTATTTCAATATATGGAATTTTGATGTTGCCAATGTTAAGCATGATGAGAGGAGTTTAA
- the comGA gene encoding competence type IV pilus ATPase ComGA, with amino-acid sequence MDQKTNEMIHLAMKSGVSDIHILPNETKYGVYFRVPSGLKKMMDLSSEMGEKYLSYFKFLSNMDIGERRKPQSGSCNIKMNKENIELRISTISNYLYQESMVLRILYSEGNLNQQDMEVFFPKDYCKLEKLLNYKSGLILFSGPVSSGKTTTIYHFLRKQYAKEPLQIITMEDPVEIKEPRFLQSEINERAGLNYEVLIKQSLRHHPDILVIGEIRDEETARMVIRSALTGHLVIATIHAKECTGVIERMLEMDVSYEQLKQSLVGIVSQRMINKNCCFCEGACSIYCEHFPIHYKKAILFEILMGPALKNILYKEGGERPHFVTMNQKLRKAYGCGYITQKDFENHQIF; translated from the coding sequence TTGGATCAAAAAACAAATGAAATGATTCATTTAGCGATGAAATCGGGTGTAAGTGATATTCATATCCTGCCAAACGAAACGAAATACGGTGTTTACTTCCGAGTTCCTTCAGGCTTAAAGAAAATGATGGATTTATCGTCAGAAATGGGAGAAAAATATCTTTCCTATTTTAAGTTTTTATCAAATATGGATATCGGGGAAAGGCGCAAACCACAATCGGGATCTTGTAATATCAAGATGAATAAAGAAAATATTGAACTCAGAATATCAACCATTTCAAACTATTTATATCAAGAATCGATGGTTTTACGTATTTTGTATTCAGAAGGAAACTTGAATCAGCAGGATATGGAAGTCTTTTTCCCAAAAGATTATTGTAAACTTGAGAAATTACTCAATTATAAGAGTGGGTTAATTCTTTTTTCTGGTCCAGTAAGTTCTGGAAAAACGACAACGATTTATCATTTTCTTCGCAAACAGTATGCCAAAGAACCCTTGCAAATCATAACCATGGAAGATCCAGTCGAAATTAAAGAACCGCGTTTTTTACAGTCTGAAATAAATGAGCGGGCAGGATTGAATTATGAAGTACTCATTAAACAGTCACTGCGGCATCATCCGGACATATTAGTGATTGGGGAGATACGCGATGAAGAAACAGCAAGAATGGTTATTCGAAGCGCGCTGACTGGGCACTTAGTCATTGCTACAATACACGCCAAAGAATGTACGGGGGTCATTGAGCGAATGCTGGAGATGGACGTATCTTATGAACAATTAAAACAATCTTTGGTAGGTATTGTTTCCCAAAGAATGATTAATAAGAATTGTTGTTTTTGTGAAGGAGCTTGTTCGATTTATTGCGAACACTTTCCTATCCATTATAAAAAGGCTATTTTGTTTGAGATACTTATGGGCCCCGCGCTGAAAAATATTCTATACAAGGAAGGAGGGGAAAGGCCGCACTTTGTGACTATGAACCAAAAGTTGCGGAAAGCATATGGATGTGGGTATATTACACAAAAAGATTTCGAGAATCACCAAATCTTCTGA
- a CDS encoding YitT family protein → MKRKTSTSIILCTIGALIFSIAINTFSIPNNLGEGGVTGIGLMMYYLTNIPVSVTTIVLNGFILLVGYRYLDKKTMALTILSTILVSLFLQLTYGWQYEMNHAILAPLCSGALVGLSLGIIMQAGGSTAGTDIIALIMNKYFGWSTGIALVIIDIIIVVPSIFVIGLENVVLTVVHLYVQTKVLNFILEGFNPKKSIFIISNKYEEISLEIDRVIGRGMTLFDATGYYRKDNKKVIMVVINRQQIMPLNKLIAEIDSNAFVVISEVQNVVGEGFSYAISDEEYQHKINEFIESGEKKTR, encoded by the coding sequence ATGAAAAGAAAAACAAGTACTTCTATTATTTTATGCACAATCGGTGCTCTTATTTTTTCTATTGCTATCAATACTTTTTCTATTCCTAATAATTTAGGGGAAGGAGGCGTTACAGGGATTGGATTAATGATGTATTATCTAACAAATATTCCAGTATCCGTAACAACTATTGTACTGAATGGATTTATCTTGCTTGTCGGATATCGCTATTTAGACAAAAAAACGATGGCTTTGACCATCTTGTCCACTATTCTCGTTTCCCTTTTCTTACAACTCACTTATGGTTGGCAATATGAAATGAATCATGCGATTCTTGCGCCTCTTTGTTCAGGTGCTCTGGTTGGTTTAAGTTTGGGCATTATTATGCAAGCGGGCGGTTCAACTGCTGGAACAGACATCATTGCTTTAATCATGAATAAATATTTTGGTTGGAGTACAGGTATCGCATTAGTCATTATTGATATCATTATTGTCGTCCCTTCTATTTTCGTTATTGGATTAGAGAATGTTGTTTTAACAGTCGTTCATTTATATGTGCAAACGAAAGTCTTAAATTTTATTTTAGAAGGATTTAATCCAAAGAAATCAATATTTATTATTTCGAATAAATATGAAGAAATATCTCTTGAAATTGATCGAGTAATTGGTAGAGGAATGACACTTTTTGATGCAACAGGATACTATCGTAAAGATAATAAAAAAGTAATCATGGTTGTTATCAATCGCCAGCAAATTATGCCATTAAACAAACTCATTGCTGAAATTGACTCTAATGCTTTTGTAGTCATCAGTGAGGTTCAAAACGTAGTTGGTGAAGGCTTTTCTTATGCAATATCCGACGAAGAATACCAACATAAAATCAATGAATTCATAGAATCAGGAGAAAAAAAGACGCGATGA